One Spirochaetales bacterium genomic region harbors:
- a CDS encoding pyridoxamine 5'-phosphate oxidase family protein: protein MRRKDKQITDQRLLEDILKKNSICRIAFVDGERPYIIPMNYGYEGNEIFVHSALEGKKIDLLHVNNNVCVEITDSIDVVTSEKACDSGTKFRSVICQGTIHNVIENEKKIEGLKIIMRQITENTNWDIPEAAVEKVAVLKVKIETMTGKISGS, encoded by the coding sequence ATGAGAAGAAAAGACAAACAAATAACGGACCAAAGATTATTAGAAGATATCCTGAAAAAAAATTCGATTTGCAGAATAGCTTTTGTCGACGGTGAACGGCCTTATATTATTCCCATGAACTATGGTTATGAGGGAAATGAGATTTTCGTGCATTCTGCATTGGAAGGAAAGAAAATCGACTTGTTGCACGTTAATAACAACGTATGCGTTGAAATTACGGATTCGATAGATGTTGTCACATCGGAAAAAGCGTGTGATTCCGGCACGAAGTTCAGGTCGGTCATTTGTCAAGGAACAATTCATAATGTCATTGAGAACGAAAAAAAGATCGAGGGACTAAAAATCATTATGAGGCAGATTACGGAAAATACGAATTGGGATATTCCTGAAGCCGCCGTCGAAAAAGTCGCGGTTCTCAAAGTCAAAATTGAAACAATGACAGGAAAAATATCAGGCTCATAG
- a CDS encoding aminoglycoside 6-adenylyltransferase produces MKTKTEKEMFTLIMDFAGSDAKIRVVILNGSRANPDAEKDIFQDYDVSCYVTDIEPFGNENDIVFRFGEMMVVEQPNTGPWPPAEADGSCHNYNIQLLDGNRLDLSFFHIDTLKNHVNDSLTLVLLDKDGLCKHLPPPSEKSYFISPPTKDLYSGCCNAFYFALGSHIPKTIWRKKLPLLKFYIEGWLREPVVMMLSWEIGIKTGFEKSIGSKGKYIQRFLEPEKWEAYVGTYAGSDYDDLWDSLFVFHDFFKQTAGFVAREYNFDFPAEKNSKVLSFLNHVRNLPENAKSIY; encoded by the coding sequence ATGAAGACAAAAACCGAAAAAGAAATGTTTACCTTGATAATGGATTTTGCAGGTTCAGATGCAAAAATACGCGTCGTCATATTGAACGGGTCGAGGGCGAATCCGGATGCCGAAAAAGACATTTTTCAGGATTATGATGTTTCATGTTATGTGACTGATATCGAGCCATTCGGGAATGAAAATGACATTGTATTCCGGTTTGGCGAAATGATGGTAGTCGAACAGCCCAATACGGGACCCTGGCCGCCGGCTGAAGCCGACGGCAGTTGCCACAATTACAATATACAATTATTGGATGGAAACCGGCTGGATCTTTCATTCTTTCATATTGATACATTGAAGAATCATGTAAACGACAGTTTGACCCTTGTTCTTCTCGACAAGGACGGTCTCTGCAAGCATCTTCCTCCGCCGAGTGAAAAAAGCTACTTCATTTCACCTCCGACAAAGGATCTTTATTCCGGCTGCTGTAATGCTTTTTATTTTGCTTTGGGGTCACACATTCCGAAAACGATATGGAGAAAAAAACTGCCGTTGCTGAAATTTTATATAGAGGGGTGGCTGCGTGAACCGGTCGTGATGATGTTGTCCTGGGAAATCGGGATCAAGACCGGATTTGAAAAGTCAATCGGATCAAAAGGCAAGTATATTCAGCGATTTCTCGAACCGGAGAAATGGGAAGCATATGTAGGAACATATGCCGGTTCCGATTATGACGATCTATGGGATTCGTTATTCGTCTTCCATGATTTTTTCAAACAAACCGCCGGGTTCGTCGCCCGAGAATATAATTTTGATTTTCCTGCAGAAAAAAACTCAAAAGTGCTGTCTTTTTTGAATCATGTCAGAAATCTGCCGGAAAATGCGAAGAGCATCTATTGA
- a CDS encoding RibD family protein, producing the protein MLPKIVYHIESSIDGRIDWLKPDDFLYYRIISDRKFDAMISGSTTMLKAEMSPEKDIKKMDDQYLIVVDSNGKIKNWDIIKNQAWWNSTPIVLCSETTPAAYVKLLEKENINFIISGKTKVDLKHALEEIYNKFNINTIRIDSGGILAGVLLRQRLVEELSIVVAPQLTGGESPKTIFTAEDLTSFEDVINLELIKTEMLENNYIWIRYKIKNGKQQ; encoded by the coding sequence ATGTTACCAAAAATAGTCTATCACATTGAAAGCAGTATCGACGGGAGGATTGACTGGCTAAAACCGGATGATTTTCTGTATTACAGAATCATATCGGACCGGAAATTCGACGCGATGATCTCCGGCAGCACTACGATGCTGAAGGCGGAAATGTCTCCGGAAAAAGATATCAAGAAAATGGACGATCAATATTTAATTGTCGTGGATAGTAACGGCAAAATAAAGAACTGGGATATAATAAAAAATCAGGCGTGGTGGAACAGCACTCCTATCGTCCTGTGTTCCGAAACCACACCGGCTGCATATGTAAAACTGCTGGAAAAAGAAAATATTAATTTCATAATCTCCGGCAAAACGAAAGTGGATTTAAAACACGCACTGGAAGAGATATATAATAAATTTAATATTAATACGATCAGAATCGACAGCGGCGGTATTCTGGCCGGTGTCTTATTGAGACAACGGCTCGTCGAGGAGTTAAGTATTGTTGTTGCGCCTCAATTGACGGGCGGCGAATCTCCGAAAACTATATTTACGGCTGAGGATTTGACATCTTTCGAAGACGTTATCAACCTGGAACTCATTAAAACGGAGATGTTGGAAAACAATTATATCTGGATCAGATATAAAATCAAAAACGGCAAACAGCAGTAA
- a CDS encoding glycoside hydrolase family 9 protein, which produces MTKMKVWIIVLVVGLIAAEAFAQNYNEALAKAIYFYECQQAGPLPSWNRVEWRGDATLDDAVQGGWYDAGDHVKFNLPMAYTASVLGWGAYEYGSNTDLNNNLKFVLDYLAACWNGSTYIYQIGDGGADHAWWGPVEVIHKETQAGNRPAASASSGLSAVMAQTAAALAIGNILYGNSTYLSKAQSLYSRANSDRSDSNYTAASGYYQSHSGPIDEIMWAAIWLYLATNSSTYLSNAEALVDELNRQGQSDDVEYQWGHCWDDSHYGGMLMLAKITGKQVYKDFVHQHLDWWVAGAKGKTPGGLSWLDSWGCLRYASAAAFVAFVYADWSGADSSKATSYSSWAKKQIDYCLGSNERNGSYVVGLGSNAPQHPHHRTAHGSWADSQNVPPNHRHTLYGALVGGPDQGGSYNDSISDYVCNEVACDYNAGLVASLLRLGSAGSASFNPPAETKDDEFFVEARINAQGTNFTEIKALCNNRSGWPARLIKDLRFRYFIDLSEVFAAGYSTSDVTLTTNYVEFPATITLNQYSGDIYYVQVAFSDGTSIYPGGQSEYAAEIQVRIAAPNNTSFWDPSNDFSYDGLSSSSEVKTERIPVYDGNTLLYGVEPGGGSTSPPTVTNPPTVTNPPATNPPTVTNPPTVTNPPAVTIGDVNSSGGIDIVDALLVAQYYVGLEPSNFNLQAADANCNGTVDIVDALRIAQYYVGLISQLC; this is translated from the coding sequence ATGACTAAAATGAAAGTCTGGATAATCGTCCTTGTCGTGGGATTAATAGCCGCGGAGGCATTCGCGCAGAACTATAATGAAGCCCTTGCGAAAGCTATCTATTTCTATGAATGCCAGCAGGCCGGACCGCTTCCATCATGGAATCGTGTCGAATGGCGCGGGGACGCCACCCTGGATGATGCCGTTCAGGGCGGATGGTACGATGCCGGTGATCATGTAAAATTCAACCTGCCTATGGCATATACCGCCTCGGTACTCGGATGGGGCGCCTATGAATACGGATCAAATACCGATCTCAACAACAACCTCAAGTTTGTGCTCGATTACCTGGCCGCATGCTGGAACGGAAGCACCTATATTTATCAGATTGGCGACGGCGGCGCGGATCATGCGTGGTGGGGTCCCGTTGAAGTGATCCACAAGGAAACACAGGCCGGAAACAGACCGGCGGCTTCTGCTTCGAGCGGCCTTTCCGCCGTGATGGCACAGACCGCCGCGGCCCTGGCGATCGGAAACATACTCTACGGCAACAGTACATACCTCAGCAAGGCGCAATCGCTTTATTCACGGGCGAACTCGGACAGAAGCGACTCTAATTATACCGCCGCAAGCGGGTATTATCAGTCCCACAGCGGCCCGATCGACGAAATCATGTGGGCTGCCATCTGGCTGTACCTCGCGACAAACTCATCCACGTACCTTTCCAACGCGGAAGCGCTTGTCGATGAATTGAACAGGCAGGGCCAGTCTGACGACGTCGAATACCAGTGGGGCCATTGCTGGGACGATTCTCACTACGGCGGCATGCTCATGCTTGCTAAAATAACGGGAAAACAGGTATACAAGGATTTTGTCCACCAGCACCTCGACTGGTGGGTGGCCGGCGCAAAAGGGAAAACACCCGGCGGACTTTCATGGCTCGATTCATGGGGATGTCTCCGATACGCGTCGGCGGCGGCTTTTGTCGCGTTTGTCTACGCCGACTGGAGCGGCGCCGATTCTTCGAAGGCCACCTCATATTCCTCATGGGCAAAAAAACAGATCGATTACTGCCTCGGCTCGAACGAACGAAACGGCAGCTATGTCGTCGGATTAGGATCGAACGCACCGCAGCATCCTCACCACAGAACCGCCCACGGTTCATGGGCCGACAGCCAGAACGTCCCGCCGAATCACCGGCACACCCTCTACGGCGCGCTGGTCGGGGGACCAGATCAGGGCGGAAGCTATAACGATTCAATAAGCGATTATGTCTGTAATGAAGTAGCCTGCGATTATAACGCGGGACTCGTGGCAAGTCTTCTGCGGCTGGGAAGCGCCGGATCTGCATCCTTCAATCCCCCGGCGGAAACAAAGGACGACGAGTTCTTTGTCGAGGCAAGGATCAACGCGCAGGGAACCAATTTCACTGAAATCAAGGCGCTTTGCAACAACAGATCCGGATGGCCGGCACGGTTGATCAAGGATCTCCGCTTCAGGTATTTCATCGACCTTTCCGAGGTTTTTGCCGCGGGATATTCGACGAGCGACGTCACCCTGACCACGAATTACGTCGAGTTTCCGGCGACGATTACACTCAATCAGTACAGCGGCGACATCTATTACGTCCAGGTCGCCTTCAGCGACGGAACGAGCATTTATCCCGGCGGCCAGTCGGAGTACGCGGCAGAGATTCAGGTGAGAATAGCGGCGCCCAATAATACGAGTTTCTGGGATCCTTCGAACGATTTCTCCTACGATGGTCTGTCGTCGAGTTCGGAAGTGAAAACGGAACGGATACCGGTCTATGACGGGAACACACTCCTCTACGGCGTTGAACCGGGAGGCGGGTCGACCTCGCCACCCACCGTTACCAACCCGCCCACAGTGACGAATCCCCCTGCGACCAACCCGCCGACGGTGACGAATCCCCCGACAGTGACCAACCCGCCTGCCGTCACTATCGGCGACGTCAATTCGAGCGGCGGGATCGACATTGTGGACGCGCTTCTCGTGGCCCAGTACTACGTGGGACTCGAACCCTCCAATTTCAATCTGCAGGCCGCGGACGCGAACTGCAACGGAACGGTCGATATCGTCGATGCCTTAAGAATCGCCCAGTATTACGTGGGGCTGATCAGCCAGCTTTGTTAG
- a CDS encoding BNR-4 repeat-containing protein encodes MKIKINFFILFFMTVFLLSPLYPAPDAVKEGEHLVTSNATTFFDDRYGDSYINCQAFIQDAIITYNGWQYVSYYNSNRYVTVSRRELPSGPWEHCVLSDYRETADDNHNAISMGISPSDGRIHLSFDHHNSTLHYRKSVSGLITNPRSFEWAARQFGSVENSLGSGTVTNFTYPCFVTAPDGTLLFYGRIGSSGDGDNYIWRYNTNGSWASLGMFIDGVDENAYHHGVMYDNNNRLHMTWCWRATSDGNTNHDLMYAYSDDHGATWKNNGGSVVGTTGSNPVSPSRDCRVWTIGQRTGLINSEGMIIDAQGRVHVLSREDVNGTNRQMHYYRDTGGTWHRIDTGIPTKVWDNRSKIAYDADGNVYGILPHVQIAGASVSSNYTDWRIIDNADDGRFFHSEPLIDYFALRASNELNVFVQAGTTGSTSSNMYTLTYRLSSSGSVQTPEPGNTGDVNSNGTIDIVDALLVAQYYVGLAPANFNQNRADANCNGTIDIVDALVIAQYYVGLIDRFC; translated from the coding sequence ATGAAAATAAAAATAAACTTTTTTATTCTGTTTTTCATGACCGTTTTTTTACTGTCTCCCCTGTATCCGGCACCCGATGCCGTCAAGGAAGGCGAACACCTCGTTACCTCGAACGCAACGACATTCTTTGACGACCGCTATGGCGATTCGTATATCAATTGCCAGGCCTTCATTCAGGACGCAATCATCACCTATAACGGATGGCAGTATGTCTCTTACTATAATTCCAACAGGTATGTGACGGTTTCGCGCCGCGAACTGCCGTCGGGACCGTGGGAGCATTGCGTGCTTTCGGATTACCGGGAGACGGCAGACGATAACCACAATGCGATTTCGATGGGTATTTCCCCTTCGGACGGAAGAATCCACCTTTCATTCGATCATCATAACAGTACGCTTCATTACAGAAAATCGGTAAGCGGGCTGATAACGAATCCCCGGTCGTTTGAGTGGGCCGCCCGGCAATTCGGATCTGTTGAGAATAGTCTCGGTTCGGGAACCGTGACGAACTTCACTTATCCCTGTTTTGTCACAGCACCTGATGGCACCCTCCTCTTTTACGGTAGAATCGGTTCAAGCGGCGACGGGGACAATTATATCTGGCGTTACAATACCAATGGTTCATGGGCAAGCCTTGGCATGTTCATCGACGGGGTGGACGAGAACGCGTACCATCACGGTGTGATGTACGACAACAATAACAGGCTTCACATGACGTGGTGCTGGAGGGCGACAAGCGACGGGAACACGAACCACGACCTCATGTATGCCTACTCGGACGATCACGGCGCGACATGGAAAAACAATGGGGGAAGCGTGGTCGGGACGACGGGAAGCAATCCGGTCAGTCCGTCCAGGGACTGCAGGGTCTGGACAATCGGCCAGCGGACCGGTCTGATCAATTCGGAGGGAATGATTATCGACGCGCAGGGCAGGGTGCATGTTCTTTCTCGTGAAGATGTCAACGGCACGAACCGCCAGATGCATTACTACCGGGATACCGGCGGAACGTGGCACAGGATCGATACGGGGATTCCCACCAAAGTGTGGGACAACCGTTCAAAGATCGCATACGATGCGGACGGAAACGTGTACGGCATCCTCCCTCATGTTCAGATCGCGGGCGCATCGGTCTCATCGAACTATACGGACTGGAGGATTATCGACAACGCGGATGACGGAAGGTTTTTCCATTCGGAACCCCTCATCGACTACTTTGCCCTTCGCGCATCGAATGAACTGAATGTGTTCGTGCAGGCGGGGACAACGGGGAGCACATCGTCGAATATGTATACCCTCACATACCGGCTTAGCTCATCGGGGTCCGTTCAGACACCCGAGCCCGGTAATACGGGCGATGTAAACTCAAACGGCACGATCGACATCGTCGACGCACTCCTTGTCGCCCAATATTACGTGGGGCTTGCTCCGGCAAATTTTAATCAAAACCGGGCGGATGCGAACTGTAACGGTACAATCGATATCGTCGATGCATTGGTGATCGCCCAATACTATGTGGGGCTGATCGACCGGTTTTGCTAA
- a CDS encoding alkaline phosphatase yields the protein MMRTLVLCIIILVCLLLTGCFYRPVEYCELDSYRKIIMTGETERLHAVTDIKSETLFWESSDETVITADAEGNLFGVSPGNAVVTVSTAAGHEKECFVTVVAEIPENLILFIGDGMGFEQIKAAGMYKNGSEGTLSFESLDFANTMTTYSASSRVTDSAASATAMATGRKVTNGVISMAIPGKRNDLESIVETLSALGKKTGLVTTCFITHATPAGFGAHTDSRFNVREIAADYLSGSRPNILFGGGENGLSPVESEAAGYHTVTDKAGFIGLVQDSFDYYSAQFGTYHLPYMYDDPDTYPQLSMMTEKALELLETSPNGFFLMIEGGRIDQAGHDNDIARNIFEVIEFEDAIDSALAWMSGRDDTVIIVTADHETGGLKVLANNGPGVLPDVSWSTDYHTSKEVPVLCTGSEENIIFGEFDNTHIHDLIADFYK from the coding sequence ATGATGAGAACATTGGTTTTGTGCATCATTATTTTAGTATGTCTTCTTCTAACCGGCTGTTTCTACAGACCTGTCGAGTATTGCGAACTCGATTCCTACAGAAAAATAATCATGACCGGGGAAACGGAAAGGCTTCATGCGGTAACCGACATCAAATCAGAAACGCTTTTCTGGGAATCGAGTGATGAAACCGTTATAACCGCCGATGCCGAAGGCAACCTTTTTGGAGTCTCCCCCGGTAATGCGGTCGTGACGGTCTCGACGGCTGCGGGGCATGAAAAAGAGTGTTTCGTGACCGTTGTCGCCGAGATTCCAGAAAATCTCATTCTTTTCATCGGTGACGGAATGGGTTTCGAACAGATAAAGGCAGCGGGAATGTATAAAAACGGAAGCGAAGGTACGCTTTCATTCGAGTCCCTCGATTTTGCGAACACAATGACGACGTATTCGGCCAGCAGCCGTGTTACCGATTCTGCGGCTTCCGCCACTGCCATGGCAACCGGCAGAAAGGTAACCAATGGCGTCATCAGTATGGCCATACCGGGAAAAAGAAATGATCTGGAATCGATAGTCGAGACACTTTCGGCTTTAGGTAAGAAAACAGGTCTCGTTACGACTTGCTTTATCACGCACGCAACGCCTGCCGGTTTCGGCGCCCATACCGATTCGCGGTTTAATGTCCGTGAAATTGCCGCCGATTACCTGTCCGGCTCGCGGCCGAATATACTGTTCGGCGGCGGAGAAAACGGTCTTTCGCCGGTCGAAAGCGAGGCGGCGGGGTACCATACGGTAACCGATAAGGCGGGATTTATTGGACTTGTTCAGGATTCTTTTGACTATTATTCGGCGCAATTCGGAACATATCATCTTCCCTATATGTATGACGATCCGGATACGTATCCTCAGCTGTCGATGATGACGGAGAAGGCACTGGAACTGCTTGAGACAAGTCCGAACGGTTTTTTTCTCATGATTGAAGGCGGGCGTATCGATCAGGCGGGACACGATAACGATATAGCCAGGAATATCTTTGAAGTGATCGAGTTTGAAGATGCCATTGACTCGGCACTTGCCTGGATGTCCGGAAGGGATGACACGGTTATCATCGTGACGGCGGACCATGAAACAGGGGGGCTGAAAGTATTGGCGAACAATGGACCGGGAGTACTGCCCGATGTTTCATGGTCCACAGATTACCATACATCGAAAGAGGTTCCCGTTTTATGCACGGGGTCTGAGGAAAATATCATTTTTGGTGAGTTTGACAATACACATATTCATGATCTGATTGCCGATTTTTATAAATAG
- a CDS encoding ABC transporter permease: MNKTDYMAHHHDININVPSFPARCFSVWYRHFRVYTRHLLSNGLPPFLEPLFFLLAIGVGLGLYIDNMQGLPYFQFLASGIIIPPAMYTAAFETTFGTFIRMEFEKVYDGMLAASIDCKDLLLGEILFCATKSLFFSSAVLIVITLFSGGTFPVFPAALLAPFGGFFVGVMFASFSLFITSFIKTINHFNFYFTGLLTPMFFFSGIVFPLQNLPYAAQIIAEFLPLTHATRIVRSFCLNTYSANLLLDWIYIILFSVAFSFLAVWRLQKRLID; encoded by the coding sequence ATGAATAAGACCGATTATATGGCGCACCATCATGACATTAATATCAACGTCCCGTCATTCCCCGCACGGTGCTTCAGCGTCTGGTACAGACATTTCCGTGTCTACACCCGCCATCTTTTAAGCAACGGCCTGCCTCCGTTTCTGGAACCGCTTTTTTTCCTGCTTGCCATCGGCGTGGGTCTGGGCCTGTATATCGACAACATGCAGGGCCTCCCCTATTTCCAGTTTCTCGCATCCGGTATCATCATCCCGCCCGCCATGTATACCGCCGCGTTCGAAACGACCTTCGGGACATTTATCCGTATGGAATTCGAGAAGGTATACGACGGGATGCTTGCCGCATCGATAGACTGCAAGGATCTCCTCCTGGGGGAAATCCTCTTCTGCGCGACAAAAAGCCTCTTTTTCTCGAGTGCGGTTCTCATCGTCATAACACTGTTCAGCGGGGGAACCTTCCCCGTTTTTCCTGCCGCCCTCCTCGCCCCTTTCGGCGGATTTTTTGTCGGTGTGATGTTCGCCTCTTTTTCGCTTTTCATTACCTCGTTTATAAAGACCATCAACCACTTCAATTTTTATTTTACCGGGCTGCTTACCCCGATGTTCTTTTTTTCGGGAATCGTTTTCCCCCTTCAAAACCTTCCGTATGCCGCACAAATCATAGCGGAATTTCTGCCGCTTACCCACGCGACAAGGATCGTGCGGTCTTTCTGTCTCAACACCTATTCTGCGAATCTTCTGCTTGACTGGATATATATAATCCTCTTTAGCGTCGCGTTTTCCTTTCTCGCGGTGTGGAGGCTGCAGAAACGCCTGATCGATTGA
- a CDS encoding ATP-binding cassette domain-containing protein, translating into MSDIAIGIENVTKTYHSLIAVKSIGFEVPKSTCFGLLGPNGAGKTTMMKMLYGKAGRDPGPEGKISIFGFDPAMDELKIKYISGIVPQENNLDDELNVEQNLFIYSKFYGMNRKEAGKRIDGLLDFMELSVKRKAAIDELSGGMKRRLIIARALLNNPKILILDEPTTGLDPQVRHIIWDKLRILKKEGVTILLTTHYMEEAFQLCDRLIIMNLGEKILEGSPSTLIRNNIEPYVLEIYDTDHEETDRGKKTSETIPVRMEKTASRILLYSENLGRLEEISSAYKQGSFYLRQSNLEDVFLKITGRGLNE; encoded by the coding sequence ATGAGTGACATCGCTATCGGCATTGAAAATGTGACGAAAACATATCATTCCCTCATTGCCGTCAAATCAATCGGTTTCGAGGTGCCGAAGTCGACCTGCTTCGGCCTGCTCGGCCCGAACGGCGCGGGAAAGACGACGATGATGAAGATGCTCTACGGAAAAGCCGGACGCGACCCCGGACCCGAAGGGAAAATAAGCATATTCGGTTTCGATCCGGCAATGGACGAATTGAAAATCAAATACATCTCCGGCATCGTGCCCCAGGAAAACAACCTCGACGACGAACTGAACGTCGAACAGAATCTCTTCATTTATTCGAAATTTTACGGCATGAACAGGAAAGAGGCGGGGAAAAGGATCGACGGGCTTCTCGATTTCATGGAATTGTCGGTGAAAAGGAAAGCGGCCATCGACGAGCTGTCCGGGGGAATGAAAAGACGGCTGATCATCGCAAGGGCGCTGCTCAACAACCCGAAAATTCTCATTCTCGACGAACCGACCACCGGCCTCGACCCCCAGGTCCGTCATATCATCTGGGACAAACTTCGAATTCTTAAAAAGGAAGGCGTCACGATCCTGCTCACCACCCATTACATGGAAGAGGCATTTCAATTATGCGACCGGCTTATCATCATGAACCTGGGAGAAAAGATACTCGAAGGGAGTCCGTCGACCCTTATCAGGAACAATATCGAACCATATGTGCTGGAAATCTATGATACCGATCATGAAGAGACGGACCGGGGGAAAAAAACCTCGGAAACCATTCCCGTCCGCATGGAAAAAACGGCAAGCAGAATCCTTCTCTATTCGGAGAATCTGGGCCGTCTTGAAGAAATTTCCTCCGCATACAAACAGGGTTCGTTCTACCTCAGACAATCCAATCTTGAAGACGTGTTTCTGAAAATTACCGGGAGGGGATTGAATGAATAA